One genomic segment of Natrialbaceae archaeon AArc-T1-2 includes these proteins:
- a CDS encoding DUF7575 domain-containing protein yields MTWIRALAAAGLSVFLPGAGHALLRDWIRALLFAGLFVSSVVIFFPIAELSAAGSTADAMAVVEAETSTVNQLFVTFIVLFAAVDAALRAVNVPPGTGGDTDGTSCPSCGKELDEDLEFCHWCTTRLGGGDENETEEKPAS; encoded by the coding sequence ATGACCTGGATTCGCGCGCTGGCTGCGGCCGGGCTCTCGGTGTTTCTGCCCGGCGCCGGCCACGCCCTGCTTCGAGACTGGATTCGGGCCCTGCTGTTTGCCGGTCTGTTCGTCTCGTCGGTCGTGATCTTCTTTCCAATCGCAGAGCTATCAGCGGCCGGCTCGACCGCGGACGCGATGGCGGTCGTCGAAGCCGAAACCTCGACCGTAAACCAGCTGTTCGTCACGTTCATCGTGTTGTTTGCCGCCGTCGACGCGGCGCTGCGGGCGGTGAACGTCCCGCCGGGCACAGGCGGCGACACCGACGGCACGAGCTGTCCGAGCTGTGGCAAAGAACTCGACGAGGACCTCGAGTTCTGTCACTGGTGTACGACCCGCCTCGGAGGCGGAGACGAAAACGAGACCGAGGAAAAACCGGCCAGCTGA
- a CDS encoding UPF0058 family protein, with amino-acid sequence MRSQECVQLHALLQLLREHVEEHHHVGDAFDAYDRQPVRPVHVHRSKDDHRQAIGLLLEGIGDVIDERSREAPAVRA; translated from the coding sequence ATGAGAAGCCAGGAGTGCGTACAGCTTCATGCGTTATTACAGCTCCTGCGCGAGCACGTCGAGGAACACCACCACGTCGGCGACGCCTTCGACGCGTACGACAGACAGCCGGTTCGGCCGGTCCACGTCCACCGCTCGAAGGACGACCATCGACAGGCGATCGGGCTGTTACTCGAGGGCATCGGCGACGTGATCGACGAACGGTCACGGGAGGCCCCGGCTGTGCGGGCCTGA
- a CDS encoding inosine/xanthosine triphosphatase: MELAVGSTNPTKADATARALERYEPTVTAVDVDSGVSDQPRSIAETIEGAETRARRALEAVDTVPASDGRAGPGVGAFGVGLEGGVAHLESTPGLFLIMWAAVTDGDRIERASGPSLRLPDRVAARIDGGEELGPVMADVFGADRTDEGAIGALTGGLVDRTRALEVAVASAFGPFVAAHLA, translated from the coding sequence ATGGAACTCGCGGTCGGCAGTACCAACCCGACGAAAGCAGACGCTACGGCGCGCGCACTCGAGCGATACGAGCCGACGGTGACCGCCGTCGACGTCGACTCGGGCGTGAGCGACCAACCCCGATCGATCGCCGAGACAATCGAGGGAGCCGAGACGCGCGCGAGGAGGGCGCTCGAGGCGGTCGACACTGTCCCAGCCAGCGACGGGCGCGCTGGTCCGGGAGTCGGCGCGTTCGGCGTCGGGCTCGAGGGCGGCGTCGCCCACCTCGAGTCGACGCCGGGACTGTTTCTGATCATGTGGGCGGCGGTCACCGACGGCGATCGGATCGAACGCGCGAGCGGACCGAGCCTCCGGCTCCCGGACCGGGTCGCGGCCCGGATCGACGGCGGCGAGGAGCTCGGTCCCGTCATGGCCGACGTATTCGGTGCCGACCGGACGGACGAGGGTGCAATCGGCGCGCTCACCGGTGGGCTGGTCGACCGGACGCGGGCGCTCGAGGTGGCGGTCGCGTCCGCGTTCGGCCCGTTCGTCGCGGCTCATCTCGCCTAG
- a CDS encoding transcription initiation factor IIB: MTNASQSTSVRRTDQRATETETETEDSDLCCPECSGQLVTDDEHGETVCADCGLVVEEDSVDRGPEWRAFDAAEKNEKSRVGAPTTNTMHDKGLSTNIDWRNKDAYGNSLDSRQREKMQRLRKWNERFRTRDSKERNLKQALGEIDRMASALGLPNNVRETASVIYRRALDEDLLPGRSIEGVSTSCVYAAARQAGVPRSLDEIADVSRVEKNEIARTYRYVVRELGLEVQPADPESYVPRFASGLKLSDEAEHRARALLQNAKEKGVHSGKSPVGLAAAAVYAAALLTNEKTTQAAVSEVADISEVTIRNRYHELLEAEESLGMA; the protein is encoded by the coding sequence ATGACGAACGCATCCCAGAGTACCAGCGTACGGAGAACCGACCAGCGAGCAACTGAAACCGAAACTGAAACCGAAGACAGCGATCTCTGCTGTCCCGAGTGCAGCGGACAGCTCGTCACCGACGACGAACACGGCGAAACCGTCTGTGCGGACTGTGGCCTCGTCGTCGAAGAGGATTCGGTCGACCGCGGTCCCGAGTGGCGCGCGTTCGACGCCGCCGAGAAAAACGAGAAGTCCCGCGTCGGCGCGCCGACGACGAACACGATGCACGACAAGGGGCTGTCGACGAACATCGACTGGCGCAACAAAGACGCCTACGGCAACTCGCTCGACTCCCGCCAGCGCGAGAAGATGCAGCGGCTGCGAAAGTGGAACGAGCGGTTCCGGACGCGCGATTCGAAAGAGCGAAACCTGAAACAGGCACTGGGCGAGATCGACCGGATGGCGAGCGCGCTCGGATTGCCGAACAACGTTCGCGAGACCGCCTCGGTCATCTACCGCCGCGCACTCGACGAGGACCTGCTGCCCGGTCGCTCCATCGAGGGCGTCTCGACCTCCTGTGTCTACGCCGCTGCCCGACAGGCCGGCGTCCCCCGAAGCTTGGACGAGATCGCCGACGTGAGCCGCGTCGAGAAAAACGAGATCGCCCGCACCTACCGCTACGTCGTCCGCGAACTCGGACTCGAAGTCCAGCCCGCAGATCCCGAGAGCTACGTCCCGCGGTTCGCCTCGGGGCTGAAACTCTCGGACGAGGCCGAACACCGCGCTCGAGCGTTGCTCCAGAACGCCAAAGAGAAAGGCGTCCACTCCGGCAAGTCGCCGGTCGGACTCGCCGCCGCCGCGGTGTACGCCGCCGCGTTGTTGACGAACGAGAAGACCACCCAGGCCGCCGTCAGCGAAGTCGCCGACATCTCCGAGGTGACGATCCGCAACCGGTACCACGAGCTGCTCGAGGCCGAGGAGTCACTCGGCATGGCCTGA
- a CDS encoding NADH dehydrogenase subunit, producing MGTTHETLRQLEGSEIPATLRQAGVAGAGGAGFPTYAKWEHLESVDSLLVNHQESEPNYYIDKWLGRERADDLASLFDALLETTFDRVVVGAKRTDREEWHADLEAATDGTVYEPDELPIDPDEDGVVFAYTEDRYEYGMEGVLLGLIADVVVRGDDLPVDHGWIVQNTETLYNVYRALTREEAMTRKLVHVDGRVPEHRFLEVPVGTPAEELLAAAGREGGLRDDEVVLDGGPGWCFEVGTDPASFGVRKRTNGLLVMDERVVEENRLGGGRVNVLGPSAWKRVPHETEPDATLSPGRVSVPLITNPDFEGLVTPSDPIVESGETVSAGEVVARPGDGISTAQHAPIDGTVVDVTDAWIAIERR from the coding sequence ATGGGAACAACGCACGAGACGTTACGGCAACTCGAGGGATCCGAGATTCCCGCGACGCTCCGCCAGGCGGGGGTCGCGGGTGCCGGCGGTGCAGGCTTTCCCACCTACGCGAAGTGGGAACACCTCGAGTCGGTAGACTCCCTGCTCGTCAACCATCAGGAGAGCGAACCGAACTACTACATCGACAAGTGGCTCGGTCGCGAGCGCGCCGACGACCTCGCGTCGCTGTTCGACGCGTTGCTCGAGACGACGTTCGACCGGGTCGTCGTCGGTGCGAAACGAACTGATCGCGAGGAGTGGCACGCCGACCTCGAGGCGGCGACGGACGGCACCGTCTACGAACCGGATGAACTCCCGATCGATCCGGACGAAGACGGCGTCGTCTTCGCGTACACCGAGGATCGGTACGAGTACGGGATGGAAGGCGTCCTGCTGGGACTGATCGCCGACGTCGTCGTCCGTGGCGACGACCTTCCCGTCGACCACGGCTGGATCGTCCAGAACACCGAGACGCTGTACAACGTCTACCGGGCACTGACACGGGAGGAGGCGATGACGCGAAAACTCGTTCACGTCGACGGCCGGGTGCCGGAGCATCGCTTCCTCGAGGTTCCGGTCGGGACCCCAGCGGAGGAGTTGCTGGCTGCAGCGGGCCGTGAGGGGGGACTTCGCGACGACGAGGTCGTGCTCGACGGCGGACCGGGCTGGTGTTTCGAAGTCGGGACCGACCCGGCGTCGTTCGGCGTCCGAAAGCGAACCAACGGCCTGCTGGTGATGGACGAACGGGTCGTCGAGGAGAACCGCCTCGGCGGCGGTCGGGTCAACGTCCTCGGGCCCAGCGCGTGGAAACGGGTGCCCCACGAGACCGAACCGGACGCGACGCTGTCGCCGGGTCGGGTCAGCGTCCCGCTAATTACCAACCCGGACTTCGAGGGGCTGGTGACGCCGAGTGACCCGATCGTCGAGTCGGGTGAGACCGTCTCGGCCGGCGAGGTGGTCGCTCGACCCGGCGACGGCATCAGCACCGCCCAGCACGCGCCGATCGACGGGACGGTCGTCGACGTGACCGACGCCTGGATCGCCATCGAGCGCCGGTGA
- a CDS encoding type I 3-dehydroquinate dehydratase: MEFDSFVLAASTADLADATDAREHADCIEFRLDLADDPLTALESADVALPILATNRAAWEGGEWAGDDDRRLEVLAEATATDAVEAIDVELEAVLAGDAEDVLETARERDVSVVVSAHDFEGTPSRPELVRTLTEAGKYGDVAKLAVTAESRADTLAVLSATEQLTAHGDAVATMAMGELGSHTRAVAPVYGSKIGYAPVDPAAATAPGQYDLETLADLVATLSS, from the coding sequence ATGGAGTTCGATTCGTTCGTCCTCGCCGCATCGACGGCCGATCTCGCCGACGCGACAGACGCCCGCGAGCACGCCGATTGCATCGAGTTCCGGCTGGACCTCGCCGACGACCCCCTCACGGCGCTCGAGTCCGCCGACGTCGCGTTGCCGATCCTGGCGACGAACCGCGCCGCGTGGGAAGGCGGCGAGTGGGCCGGCGACGACGACCGACGACTCGAGGTCCTCGCCGAGGCGACCGCCACAGACGCCGTCGAGGCGATCGACGTCGAACTCGAGGCGGTGCTGGCGGGCGACGCGGAGGACGTCCTCGAGACCGCCCGCGAGCGCGACGTCTCGGTCGTGGTCTCGGCCCACGACTTCGAGGGGACGCCGTCGCGACCCGAGCTGGTGCGGACGTTGACCGAGGCGGGCAAGTACGGCGACGTCGCGAAGCTGGCGGTGACGGCGGAGTCGAGGGCCGATACGCTCGCCGTGCTCTCGGCGACCGAGCAGCTGACCGCCCACGGCGACGCCGTCGCGACGATGGCGATGGGCGAACTCGGCAGCCACACCCGTGCGGTCGCGCCGGTGTACGGCTCGAAGATCGGCTACGCGCCCGTCGACCCCGCGGCGGCGACCGCGCCGGGCCAGTACGACCTCGAGACACTCGCCGACCTCGTCGCGACGCTGTCGAGCTAA